The Microbacterium sp. KUDC0406 genome includes a window with the following:
- a CDS encoding copper homeostasis protein CutC, whose product MDSVTIALELAVQDTAGVRIAREIGAARVELTQALALGGLTPSPATLDRAVEASAGEVEVHVLVRPRAGGFRYDRDEVALMEHDIRLALEAGAAGVVIGCQGADRSLDRDAMARLVDAAGGASVTLHRVIDVTPDPLASLRIARELGVRRVLTSGGRSSAIDGVDLLGDLVAEAAGGIQIMAGGGIDASNVAEIARVGVDAVHFSAKRMVFADGDVKMGSAADGGHEVTDPQAALAIVRALGL is encoded by the coding sequence ATGGACTCCGTGACCATCGCGCTCGAACTCGCTGTTCAGGACACCGCCGGAGTACGCATCGCCCGGGAGATCGGCGCGGCGCGCGTCGAGCTCACCCAGGCCCTCGCGCTGGGCGGGCTGACGCCCTCGCCGGCGACGCTCGACCGTGCGGTCGAGGCCTCGGCCGGAGAGGTCGAGGTGCACGTGCTGGTGCGGCCCCGCGCGGGCGGGTTCCGCTACGACCGCGACGAGGTCGCCCTGATGGAGCACGACATCCGGCTCGCGCTCGAGGCCGGTGCGGCAGGCGTCGTGATCGGATGCCAGGGCGCGGACCGGTCGCTGGACCGCGACGCGATGGCCCGGCTGGTGGATGCCGCGGGCGGAGCATCCGTCACGCTTCATCGCGTGATCGACGTGACGCCGGACCCGCTGGCGAGCCTGCGCATCGCGCGGGAGCTCGGGGTGCGGCGCGTGCTCACCTCCGGGGGCCGGTCGTCCGCGATCGACGGCGTGGACCTGCTCGGCGACCTGGTCGCCGAGGCGGCCGGCGGCATCCAGATCATGGCCGGCGGCGGCATCGACGCCTCCAACGTCGCCGAGATCGCCAGGGTCGGCGTGGACGCGGTGCACTTCTCGGCCAAGCGGATGGTGTTCGCCGACGGCGATGTGAAGATGGGATCGGCGGCCGACGGCGGACACGAGGTCACCGACCCGCAGGCCGCGCTCGCCATCGTCCGCGCGCTCGGGCTCTGA
- a CDS encoding LysR substrate-binding domain-containing protein has protein sequence MFELRRLRMLHELALRGTIAEVAASLSYSPSTVSQQLSLLEREAGVALLEPDGRRVRLTPAGRILAEHAARALELDEAARAALTTDLSALEPARIAAMPTAAETIVPAALTILAERMPRLRVELAELPPEESLFELAARRFDLVIAEQYPGHTRERHDGVDHDLLGEDPIRIALPPTEKPAPLHALRDRAWVMEPAGTAVRQWAVQQCRAAGFEPDVRFEADDLTAHVRLVEAGHAVAMIPDLIWGSSQPTTTLADLPGHPVREVFTAVRTAARDDDRIRAVRDALAEAFATRGR, from the coding sequence ATGTTCGAGCTGCGCAGGCTGCGGATGCTGCACGAGCTGGCGCTGCGCGGAACGATCGCAGAGGTCGCCGCATCCCTCTCCTACAGCCCCTCGACCGTGTCGCAGCAGCTGTCGCTGCTGGAGCGCGAGGCCGGCGTCGCCCTGCTCGAACCGGACGGCCGGCGGGTGCGACTGACACCGGCAGGACGGATTCTCGCCGAGCACGCCGCCCGGGCACTGGAGCTCGATGAGGCGGCCCGCGCCGCCCTGACCACCGACCTGAGCGCCCTCGAACCGGCGCGGATCGCCGCCATGCCGACCGCCGCCGAGACGATCGTGCCCGCGGCGCTCACGATCCTCGCCGAGCGGATGCCGCGGTTGCGCGTCGAGCTCGCCGAGCTGCCGCCGGAGGAGAGCCTGTTCGAACTGGCCGCCCGTCGCTTCGACCTGGTGATCGCCGAGCAGTATCCCGGGCACACCCGCGAACGCCACGACGGTGTCGATCATGACCTGCTCGGCGAGGACCCGATCCGCATCGCCCTGCCGCCGACGGAGAAGCCCGCGCCGCTGCACGCGCTGCGCGATCGCGCCTGGGTGATGGAGCCGGCAGGCACGGCCGTTCGGCAGTGGGCCGTGCAGCAGTGCCGGGCGGCGGGCTTCGAGCCCGATGTCCGGTTCGAAGCAGACGACCTCACCGCTCACGTGCGGCTGGTCGAGGCGGGACACGCGGTGGCGATGATCCCCGATCTCATCTGGGGGTCGTCGCAGCCGACGACCACCCTGGCCGATCTGCCGGGGCATCCGGTGCGTGAGGTGTTCACCGCGGTGCGCACCGCCGCGCGCGACGACGACCGCATCCGTGCCGTCCGCGACGCCCTCGCCGAGGCGTTCGCCACCCGCGGTCGTTGA
- a CDS encoding DNA-methyltransferase, which yields MIEGDNLAVAETLASGSFTLIYLDPPFNTGRPQTRERVVATRSDADAADATDAASAARGETSQGFHGHRYERVRSMLHTYDDRFDDYGDFLMPRLEQAWRLLADDGTLYLHLDYREAHYAKVMLDAAFGRDAFLNELIWAYDYGAKSRRRWPTKHDTILVYVKTPGAHFFDSDAVDREPYMAPGLVTPEKAARGKLPTDVWWHTIVPTTGREKTGYPTQKPEGVLRRIVQASSRPGDRVLDLFAGSGTTGAVASALGRDAVLVDSNPEAIRVMRDRMPHAEVRTLPGA from the coding sequence ATCATCGAGGGCGACAATCTCGCGGTCGCCGAGACCCTGGCATCCGGCTCGTTCACGCTGATCTACCTCGACCCGCCGTTCAACACCGGCAGGCCGCAGACGCGCGAGCGCGTCGTCGCGACCCGGTCGGATGCGGATGCCGCGGATGCGACGGATGCCGCATCCGCTGCGCGCGGCGAGACCAGCCAGGGGTTCCACGGCCACCGCTACGAGCGGGTGCGCAGCATGCTGCACACCTACGACGACCGGTTCGACGACTACGGCGACTTCCTGATGCCTCGACTCGAGCAGGCGTGGCGGCTGCTCGCCGACGACGGCACGCTCTACCTGCATCTGGACTACCGTGAGGCGCACTACGCGAAGGTCATGCTCGACGCCGCATTCGGACGCGACGCCTTTCTGAACGAGCTGATCTGGGCATACGACTACGGCGCCAAGTCGCGGCGACGATGGCCCACGAAGCACGACACGATCCTGGTGTACGTCAAGACGCCCGGCGCGCACTTCTTCGACTCGGATGCCGTGGATCGCGAGCCGTACATGGCGCCGGGGCTCGTCACACCCGAGAAGGCCGCCCGGGGAAAGCTGCCGACGGATGTCTGGTGGCACACGATCGTGCCGACCACGGGGCGGGAGAAGACCGGATACCCGACGCAGAAGCCCGAGGGCGTGCTGCGGCGCATCGTGCAGGCGTCGAGCCGGCCCGGGGATCGGGTGCTCGACCTCTTCGCCGGGTCGGGGACGACCGGCGCCGTGGCATCCGCCCTGGGACGCGACGCCGTGCTCGTGGACTCGAACCCCGAGGCGATCCGCGTGATGCGCGATCGGATGCCGCACGCCGAGGTCCGGACCCTCCCCGGCGCCTGA
- a CDS encoding MFS transporter, with protein MFRSFATFNYRTWFFGAVISNIGGWMQATAQDWVVLTELTDNDATAMGVTMALQFGPPLVLVSLTGWVADRFDRRKVLLATQSTLMTLAVAVAVLLLTDVMTLPLMWLFALCFGITNAFDAPARQAFVSDMVSLEDTSNAVALNSASFNMARLIGPAVGGVLIVAIGSGWVFIANAVTFLAMLVALLLIRKGELIPRAKNRRGGGGLAAGFRYVMGRGDLKVVFVMVFLIGAFGMNFPIFASTMALEFGRGADGYGLLSSVLAIGSLAGALLAARRDRARVRVLVIAAGGFGAASIVSAAMPVYAAYAVVLTFVGFSTVTMLTTANGYVQTTTDPALRGRVLALYMAVVMGSTPIGAPIAGWIVDTFSARTAIVVGGVAGLLACAIGVSWMMWSGRLHRREDARFLLTLDETRPVSVVRAMEPTSYSDPAASATPIRLPDADAGRATKPDPEPTGA; from the coding sequence ATGTTCCGGTCGTTCGCGACCTTCAACTACCGCACCTGGTTCTTCGGCGCCGTCATCTCGAACATCGGCGGCTGGATGCAGGCCACCGCACAGGACTGGGTGGTGCTCACCGAGCTCACCGACAACGACGCCACCGCGATGGGCGTCACCATGGCGCTGCAGTTCGGCCCGCCGCTCGTGCTGGTGAGCCTGACCGGCTGGGTGGCCGATCGCTTCGACCGCCGGAAGGTGCTGCTGGCGACGCAGTCCACCCTGATGACTCTCGCTGTCGCGGTCGCCGTGCTGCTGCTGACCGACGTGATGACGCTGCCGCTGATGTGGCTGTTCGCGCTGTGCTTCGGCATCACCAACGCCTTCGACGCCCCGGCCAGGCAGGCGTTCGTCTCCGACATGGTGAGCCTGGAGGACACCTCGAACGCCGTCGCCCTGAACTCGGCGTCGTTCAACATGGCGCGCCTGATCGGGCCTGCGGTCGGCGGTGTGCTCATCGTCGCGATCGGCTCGGGCTGGGTGTTCATCGCCAACGCGGTCACCTTCCTGGCGATGCTCGTCGCGCTGCTGCTGATCCGCAAGGGCGAGCTCATCCCGCGGGCCAAGAACAGGCGCGGCGGGGGCGGACTGGCCGCCGGATTCCGCTACGTCATGGGGCGCGGCGACCTGAAGGTCGTGTTCGTGATGGTCTTCCTGATCGGCGCGTTCGGCATGAACTTCCCGATCTTCGCGTCGACCATGGCGCTGGAGTTCGGCCGGGGAGCCGACGGCTACGGACTGCTCAGCTCGGTGCTCGCGATCGGCTCGCTGGCCGGCGCTCTGCTCGCCGCACGGCGCGACCGCGCCCGGGTGCGCGTGCTGGTGATCGCCGCGGGCGGGTTCGGTGCAGCATCCATCGTCTCGGCGGCGATGCCCGTGTACGCGGCGTACGCCGTCGTCCTCACCTTCGTCGGATTCTCGACGGTGACCATGCTGACCACGGCGAACGGGTACGTGCAGACCACGACCGATCCCGCGCTGCGCGGACGCGTGCTCGCACTGTACATGGCCGTCGTGATGGGGTCGACCCCGATCGGCGCGCCGATCGCCGGCTGGATCGTCGACACGTTCTCGGCCCGCACCGCGATCGTGGTGGGCGGTGTGGCGGGCCTGCTCGCCTGCGCGATCGGCGTGAGCTGGATGATGTGGTCGGGCCGGCTGCATCGCCGGGAGGACGCGCGGTTCCTGCTCACCCTCGATGAGACCCGGCCGGTGTCGGTGGTGCGGGCGATGGAGCCGACGTCGTACAGCGACCCGGCGGCCTCGGCCACCCCGATCCGCCTGCCGGACGCCGACGCG
- a CDS encoding bifunctional proline dehydrogenase/L-glutamate gamma-semialdehyde dehydrogenase: MTTPVPAAETSVSDLADLADDAVALVRQWLVESREVPVDAAGERLAGVLRDPNGLDFTVGFVDGVVRPEDTRVAAQKLKELVPLTPKFLPGVMRGAIGLGGATATMLPGIVVPSARAVLRQMVRHLIVDARDEKLGAAIKHIRETQGVKLNINLLGEAILGRDEAARRLEGTRRLLQRDDVDYVSIKVSSTVAPHSPWAFDAAVADAAEALLPLYDIAVKGDKFINLDMEEYKDLDLTIAVFTGILDRPEFKNLEAGIVLQAYLPDALGAMMRLQEWAAARVADGGAPIKVRVVKGANLPMETVDAESHGWELATWSTKQQSDASYKAVLEYALRPDHVGNVRIGVAGHNLFDIALAWLLAKRRGVENGIEFEMLLGMATAQAQVIKRTVGSLLLYTPVVHPDEFDVAIAYLIRRLEEGASQENFMSAVFDLDDDPKLFDREKERFLASIRDVPTEVPGPNRVQNRQLAAAPAPTDGFVNTPDTDPSLAANREWADGIRARMAESELGNAAVAANTLSTADEVSARIQAAVAAGEAWRALGAEGRAAILHKAGEVLEARRADLLEVMGSEAGKVIEQGDPEVSEAIDFAHYYAESARKLAQVDGAEMHAVGLTVVTPPWNFPVAIPAGSTLSALATGSPVIIKPARQARRSGAVMIEALWEAGVPRDVLQYVQLDGRELGTQLVSDPAVGRVILTGGFETAELFRGFRQDLPLLAETSGKNAIIVTPSADLDLAAKDVAYSAFGHAGQKCSAASLVVLVGSAAKSERFRRQLVDAVRSYDVGSPVDGSNRIGPLIGPAEGKLLGALTTLHAGESWMLKPEKLDEDGQLWRPGIRDGVKRGSEFHRVEYFGPVLGIMTADTLDEAIDIVNDIDYGLTSGIHSLDEDEIQQWLARIEAGNVYVNRGTTGAIVQRQPFGGWKKAAVGAGSKAGGPNYLVGLSEWTDAPVASATALDELGSSAVTLVEGADAEWLRGAIATDIDAWASEFGVVRDATGLTTEQNLLRYQAVPVTVRYEGERVAELLRVAAAGRRAGSRVTVSTASVLPAAVATWLGSHDVVVAYEDGTAWATHAQRLAATDGRVRLIGASALETAAAVNGAPSLALYANPVVAAGRVELLTFLREQAVSITSHRFGTPHRYEVPVLQPVR, encoded by the coding sequence ATGACCACCCCTGTGCCCGCTGCCGAAACATCCGTCTCCGACCTCGCGGACCTCGCCGACGACGCCGTCGCACTGGTGCGCCAGTGGCTCGTCGAGAGTCGCGAGGTGCCGGTGGATGCCGCCGGTGAGCGCCTCGCCGGCGTGCTGCGCGACCCGAACGGCCTCGACTTCACCGTCGGCTTCGTCGACGGCGTCGTGCGCCCGGAGGACACCCGGGTCGCCGCGCAGAAGCTCAAGGAGCTCGTGCCGCTGACCCCGAAGTTCCTGCCCGGCGTGATGCGCGGCGCGATCGGCCTGGGCGGCGCGACCGCCACCATGCTGCCCGGCATCGTCGTCCCCTCGGCCCGTGCCGTGCTGCGCCAGATGGTGCGCCACCTCATCGTCGATGCCCGCGACGAGAAGCTCGGCGCCGCGATCAAGCACATCCGCGAGACGCAGGGCGTGAAGCTCAACATCAACCTGCTCGGCGAGGCCATCCTCGGCCGCGACGAGGCCGCGCGGCGTCTGGAGGGCACCCGCCGCCTGCTGCAGCGCGACGACGTCGACTACGTCTCGATCAAAGTCTCCTCCACGGTCGCCCCGCACAGCCCGTGGGCGTTCGACGCCGCCGTCGCCGACGCCGCCGAGGCGCTGCTGCCGCTGTACGACATCGCCGTCAAGGGCGACAAGTTCATCAACCTCGACATGGAGGAGTACAAGGACCTCGATCTGACGATCGCGGTCTTCACCGGCATCCTCGACCGCCCCGAGTTCAAGAACCTCGAGGCCGGCATCGTGCTGCAGGCCTACCTGCCCGACGCCCTCGGCGCCATGATGCGCCTGCAGGAGTGGGCGGCCGCCCGCGTCGCGGACGGCGGAGCGCCGATCAAGGTGCGCGTCGTGAAGGGCGCCAACCTGCCGATGGAGACCGTCGACGCCGAGTCGCACGGCTGGGAGCTGGCGACCTGGTCGACCAAGCAGCAGTCGGATGCCTCGTACAAGGCGGTGCTGGAGTACGCGCTGCGCCCCGACCACGTCGGCAACGTCCGCATCGGCGTCGCCGGCCACAACCTGTTCGACATCGCCCTGGCCTGGCTGCTCGCGAAGCGCCGTGGCGTCGAGAACGGCATCGAGTTCGAGATGCTGCTCGGTATGGCCACCGCGCAGGCGCAGGTCATCAAGCGCACCGTCGGCTCGCTGCTGCTCTACACCCCGGTCGTGCACCCCGACGAGTTCGACGTCGCGATCGCCTACCTGATCCGTCGTCTCGAAGAGGGTGCGAGCCAGGAGAACTTCATGTCGGCGGTCTTCGACCTCGATGACGACCCGAAGCTCTTCGACCGCGAGAAGGAGCGCTTCCTGGCCTCCATCCGCGACGTGCCGACCGAGGTTCCCGGCCCGAACCGCGTGCAGAACCGCCAGCTGGCGGCCGCACCGGCGCCGACCGACGGCTTCGTGAACACTCCTGACACCGACCCCTCGCTCGCCGCCAACCGGGAGTGGGCCGACGGCATCCGTGCGCGCATGGCCGAGTCGGAGCTCGGCAACGCGGCCGTCGCGGCGAACACGCTGTCCACCGCCGACGAGGTCTCCGCGCGCATCCAGGCGGCCGTCGCCGCCGGCGAGGCATGGCGGGCACTCGGTGCCGAGGGTCGCGCGGCGATCCTGCACAAGGCGGGCGAGGTCCTCGAGGCGCGTCGCGCCGACCTGCTCGAGGTGATGGGCTCCGAGGCCGGCAAGGTCATCGAGCAGGGTGACCCCGAGGTGTCCGAGGCGATCGACTTCGCGCACTACTACGCCGAGAGCGCTCGCAAGCTGGCGCAGGTCGACGGCGCCGAGATGCACGCGGTCGGCCTGACCGTGGTCACCCCGCCGTGGAACTTCCCGGTCGCGATCCCCGCCGGCTCCACGCTGTCGGCGCTGGCCACCGGCTCCCCGGTGATCATCAAGCCCGCCCGCCAGGCCCGCCGCTCCGGCGCGGTCATGATCGAGGCGCTCTGGGAGGCCGGCGTGCCGCGCGACGTGCTGCAGTACGTTCAGCTCGACGGTCGCGAGCTCGGTACCCAGCTGGTCAGCGACCCTGCCGTCGGCCGTGTCATCCTCACCGGCGGCTTCGAGACCGCCGAGCTGTTCCGCGGCTTCCGTCAGGACCTGCCGCTGCTCGCCGAAACCAGCGGCAAGAACGCGATCATCGTCACCCCGTCGGCCGACCTCGACCTGGCCGCGAAGGACGTCGCCTACTCGGCGTTCGGCCACGCCGGCCAGAAGTGCTCGGCCGCCTCGCTGGTCGTGCTGGTCGGCTCCGCCGCGAAGTCCGAGCGGTTCCGCCGTCAGCTCGTCGACGCGGTGCGCTCCTACGACGTGGGTTCGCCGGTGGACGGCTCGAACCGCATCGGACCGCTGATCGGCCCGGCCGAGGGCAAGCTGCTGGGCGCTCTCACCACGCTGCACGCGGGCGAGTCCTGGATGCTCAAGCCCGAGAAGCTCGACGAGGACGGGCAGCTCTGGCGTCCCGGCATCCGTGACGGGGTGAAGCGCGGATCGGAGTTCCATCGCGTGGAGTACTTCGGCCCGGTGCTCGGCATCATGACCGCCGACACCCTCGACGAGGCGATCGACATCGTCAACGACATCGACTACGGCCTGACCAGCGGCATCCACTCGCTCGACGAGGACGAGATCCAGCAGTGGCTGGCGCGCATCGAGGCCGGCAACGTCTACGTCAACCGCGGCACCACGGGCGCGATCGTGCAGCGCCAGCCGTTCGGCGGCTGGAAGAAGGCCGCCGTCGGCGCCGGCTCAAAGGCCGGCGGCCCGAACTACCTGGTCGGCCTGTCCGAGTGGACGGATGCTCCGGTGGCCTCCGCCACCGCACTCGACGAGCTGGGCTCGTCGGCCGTCACCCTCGTCGAGGGTGCGGACGCGGAGTGGCTGCGCGGGGCGATCGCCACCGACATCGACGCCTGGGCGTCGGAGTTCGGCGTGGTGCGAGATGCCACCGGCCTGACCACCGAGCAGAACCTGCTGCGCTACCAGGCCGTGCCGGTCACGGTGCGCTACGAGGGGGAGCGCGTCGCCGAGCTGCTCCGCGTCGCCGCCGCCGGTCGCCGCGCGGGTTCGCGAGTGACCGTGAGCACCGCCTCGGTGCTGCCGGCCGCCGTGGCCACCTGGCTCGGCTCGCACGACGTGGTCGTCGCCTATGAGGACGGCACCGCCTGGGCCACGCACGCGCAGCGCCTCGCCGCCACCGACGGCCGGGTGCGCCTGATCGGGGCATCCGCTCTCGAGACGGCGGCCGCCGTCAACGGCGCGCCGAGCCTCGCGCTGTACGCGAACCCGGTCGTCGCCGCAGGTCGGGTGGAGCTGCTCACGTTCCTGCGCGAGCAGGCCGTGTCGATCACCTCGCACCGCTTCGGCACCCCGCACCGCTACGAGGTGCCGGTGCTGCAGCCCGTGCGCTGA
- a CDS encoding MarR family winged helix-turn-helix transcriptional regulator, translated as MTASDESLHAAAVDLRLATFRLARRLRRERAVDSMSDAQFAVLATLRAHGRATLGSLAEREHVSAPSMNRTVNCLEESGLIVRVPDEDDRRRVQIDITPEGNAIVADTISKRDTALAVALAGLDFTEDELQTLREASALMRKVAER; from the coding sequence GTGACTGCTTCCGACGAATCCCTGCACGCCGCCGCCGTCGACCTTCGGCTCGCGACCTTCCGCCTGGCCAGGCGGCTGCGGCGCGAGCGCGCCGTGGACTCGATGAGCGATGCGCAGTTCGCCGTGCTCGCCACCCTCCGCGCCCATGGCAGGGCGACGCTCGGGTCGCTCGCCGAACGCGAGCACGTCTCCGCGCCGTCGATGAACCGCACGGTGAACTGCCTCGAGGAGTCAGGCCTGATCGTCCGCGTCCCCGACGAGGACGACCGCCGCCGCGTGCAGATCGACATCACTCCCGAGGGCAATGCCATCGTCGCCGACACGATCAGCAAGCGCGACACCGCGCTCGCGGTCGCCCTCGCCGGACTCGACTTCACCGAGGACGAGCTGCAGACCCTGCGCGAGGCCAGCGCCCTGATGCGGAAGGTGGCCGAGCGGTGA
- a CDS encoding alpha/beta fold hydrolase has translation MAAEARTTEFIDGEGIAIVYDVYQAQGEARGVVQLLHGVGEHAGRYGALIDALTAAGFHVYADDHRGHGRTGIRQWDDPAKLGRLGRGGIRATTDALWQLTGIIKSEHPGLPLVLLGHSWGSFLSQKLLNAHPEAYDAVILSGSAHLTPLDLNALPLNAKWKGPDADGLEWLSRDPQVWQDFHDDPLTTEVPLLQLFGFVEAARLYGRPRKDLGHDVPVLLLVGRDDPVGGPHSVHKLADGYRKRAGLTDVTTLVYPDARHEIFNDLDQQQVRADVLAWLDKHVPASPPGR, from the coding sequence ATGGCTGCTGAGGCGAGGACGACGGAGTTCATCGACGGCGAGGGCATCGCGATCGTCTACGACGTGTATCAGGCGCAGGGCGAGGCGAGGGGCGTCGTGCAGCTGCTGCACGGGGTCGGCGAGCACGCCGGGCGCTACGGTGCGCTGATCGATGCGCTCACCGCCGCCGGATTCCACGTCTACGCCGACGACCACCGCGGGCACGGGCGCACCGGCATCCGGCAGTGGGACGACCCCGCCAAGCTGGGGCGTCTCGGCAGGGGCGGCATCCGCGCCACGACCGACGCGCTCTGGCAGCTCACCGGCATCATCAAGTCCGAGCATCCGGGACTGCCTCTCGTGCTCCTCGGGCACTCGTGGGGATCGTTCCTGTCGCAGAAGCTGCTGAATGCGCACCCCGAGGCATATGACGCGGTGATCCTCAGCGGATCCGCGCACCTCACCCCGCTCGACCTGAACGCCCTGCCGCTGAACGCCAAGTGGAAGGGGCCTGACGCCGACGGACTGGAGTGGCTCTCGCGCGACCCGCAGGTGTGGCAGGACTTCCACGACGACCCGCTCACGACCGAGGTGCCGCTGCTGCAGCTGTTCGGGTTCGTCGAAGCGGCGCGACTGTACGGCCGGCCGCGCAAGGACCTCGGGCACGACGTGCCGGTGCTGCTCCTGGTCGGCCGCGACGATCCGGTCGGCGGGCCGCACAGCGTGCACAAGCTGGCCGACGGCTACCGCAAGCGCGCCGGCCTCACGGATGTCACGACGCTGGTCTACCCGGACGCTCGGCACGAGATCTTCAACGATCTCGATCAGCAGCAGGTCCGCGCCGACGTGCTCGCCTGGCTGGACAAGCACGTCCCGGCATCACCCCCTGGTCGTTGA